One Streptomyces sp. B21-105 genomic region harbors:
- a CDS encoding NAD(P)H-dependent oxidoreductase, which translates to MSVRILALVGSLRAGSTNRQLAEAAVKVAPEGAEVDLFEGLAEIPFYNEDLDVEGSVPAAAARLREAALAADAFLLFSPEYNGTIPAVLKNAIDWLSRPYGAGAFGGKPVAVVGTAFGQFGGVWAQDEARKAVGIAGGKVIEDLKLSIPGSLTRFAETHPVDDAEVAAQLTEVVAQLHGHADEFATA; encoded by the coding sequence ATGTCTGTCCGCATCCTCGCGCTCGTCGGCAGCCTTCGCGCCGGCTCGACCAACCGCCAGCTCGCCGAGGCGGCCGTCAAGGTCGCTCCCGAGGGCGCCGAGGTCGACCTCTTCGAGGGTCTGGCCGAGATCCCGTTCTACAACGAGGACCTCGACGTCGAGGGCAGCGTCCCGGCCGCCGCCGCCCGGCTGCGCGAGGCCGCCCTGGCCGCCGACGCCTTCCTGCTCTTCTCCCCCGAGTACAACGGCACGATCCCGGCCGTCCTGAAGAACGCCATCGACTGGCTGTCGCGGCCCTACGGCGCCGGCGCGTTCGGCGGCAAGCCGGTCGCCGTGGTCGGCACCGCGTTCGGCCAGTTCGGCGGCGTATGGGCGCAGGACGAGGCCCGCAAGGCCGTGGGCATCGCCGGCGGCAAGGTCATCGAGGACCTCAAGCTGTCCATCCCGGGCTCGCTGACCCGCTTCGCCGAGACCCACCCGGTCGACGACGCCGAGGTCGCCGCCCAGCTGACCGAGGTCGTCGCCCAGCTGCACGGCCACGCCGACGAGTTCGCGACCGCCTGA
- a CDS encoding TetR/AcrR family transcriptional regulator, whose product MSAVLPPCPEPEESAAEPELLQLGPAGDEPCLRADAARNRARLLDAAARLIAEHGAAGVTMEAVASAANVGKGTVFRRFGDRTGLLNALLDHSERRFQAAFLSGPPPLGPGAPPVERLRAFGFALLARSVDQLDLQLAAEPGPDRRHSVPVRRVHHRHLAVLLRQALPGADDELLAHTLMGYLNPVLVHHLTRQCGMPPERLEAGWSDLVDRITGEHRGTGAG is encoded by the coding sequence ATGTCCGCCGTGCTGCCCCCCTGTCCCGAGCCTGAGGAGAGCGCCGCCGAGCCGGAGCTGCTGCAACTCGGTCCGGCGGGCGACGAACCGTGTCTGCGCGCCGACGCGGCCCGCAACCGGGCCAGGCTGCTGGACGCCGCCGCCCGTCTGATCGCCGAGCACGGCGCGGCCGGGGTCACCATGGAGGCGGTGGCGAGCGCGGCGAACGTCGGCAAGGGCACCGTCTTCCGCCGCTTCGGTGACCGCACGGGTCTGCTGAACGCCCTGCTGGACCACTCGGAGCGGCGGTTCCAGGCCGCGTTCCTGAGCGGTCCGCCGCCGCTCGGGCCGGGCGCGCCGCCGGTGGAGCGGCTGCGGGCGTTCGGCTTCGCGCTGCTCGCGCGCTCCGTCGACCAGCTGGATCTGCAGCTCGCGGCCGAGCCGGGGCCGGACCGCCGGCACTCGGTCCCGGTGCGCCGGGTGCATCACCGTCATCTGGCGGTGCTGCTGCGGCAGGCGCTGCCCGGCGCGGACGACGAACTTCTCGCGCACACGCTGATGGGCTACCTCAATCCCGTCCTCGTCCACCACCTCACCCGGCAGTGCGGCATGCCGCCGGAGCGGCTGGAGGCGGGCTGGAGCGACCTCGTCGACCGGATCACGGGCGAGCACCGCGGAACGGGCGCCGGGTGA
- a CDS encoding LacI family DNA-binding transcriptional regulator: MRYVMVQIPNTPAPPVPPVPRPVPTSADVARLAGVSRATVSYVLNNTSAVRISEPTRRRVREAAEELGYVPHAAARTLRAGHSRMVLMPTLPVPAGPLYSRFVHDFQGAMSRLDYTVVQYGASGVTGDDAVRAWAELRPVAVLVPGTGIGPEGVAILKRSGARAVVTLSPEAVEGAHAMLLDQADVGRGAAGHLRERGRRRIGVVVPEEHGMEMFSAPRLAGARAAVQGTDASVTELPLAYTEEAAAALAARWRGLGLDAVFAYNDEYAMLLLRALHDAGLRVPEDVAVIGADDLLLGRLLRPRLSTVRIALPSGRDLASLVDRAVRNPAAAPESHALFSATVVHRDSS, encoded by the coding sequence ATGCGGTACGTCATGGTGCAGATACCGAACACGCCCGCGCCGCCGGTGCCGCCGGTGCCGCGCCCCGTGCCCACGAGCGCCGACGTGGCCCGCCTGGCCGGGGTCTCGCGCGCCACCGTCTCCTACGTCCTGAACAACACCAGCGCCGTACGCATCAGCGAGCCGACCCGCCGCCGGGTCCGCGAGGCCGCCGAGGAACTCGGGTATGTGCCGCACGCGGCCGCCCGCACCCTGCGCGCCGGACACAGCCGGATGGTCCTGATGCCCACCCTGCCGGTGCCCGCCGGCCCGCTCTACAGCCGGTTCGTGCACGACTTCCAGGGTGCGATGAGCCGCCTCGACTACACGGTCGTCCAGTACGGCGCGAGCGGAGTGACCGGTGACGACGCCGTGCGCGCGTGGGCCGAGCTGAGGCCCGTCGCCGTGCTGGTGCCCGGCACCGGCATCGGACCCGAAGGCGTGGCGATCCTCAAGCGGTCCGGCGCCCGGGCCGTGGTGACCCTCAGCCCCGAGGCCGTCGAGGGCGCCCACGCGATGCTCCTGGACCAGGCCGACGTCGGCCGGGGCGCCGCCGGACACCTCCGCGAGCGCGGCCGCCGCCGGATCGGGGTGGTGGTCCCCGAGGAGCACGGCATGGAGATGTTCTCCGCGCCCCGCCTCGCCGGCGCCCGTGCGGCCGTCCAGGGCACCGACGCCTCCGTCACCGAGCTGCCCCTCGCCTACACGGAGGAGGCCGCGGCCGCCCTCGCCGCGCGCTGGCGCGGCCTCGGCCTCGACGCCGTGTTCGCCTACAACGACGAGTACGCCATGCTGCTGTTACGCGCCCTGCACGACGCCGGCCTGCGCGTTCCCGAGGACGTGGCCGTCATCGGAGCCGACGACCTGCTGCTCGGCCGGCTGCTGCGGCCGCGGCTCAGCACCGTGCGGATCGCGCTCCCCTCCGGCCGCGACCTCGCCTCCCTGGTGGACCGGGCCGTCCGCAACCCCGCCGCCGCCCCCGAGTCGCACGCGCTGTTCTCGGCCACCGTGGTGCACCGCGACTCCAGCTGA
- a CDS encoding 4-hydroxybenzoate 3-monooxygenase: MRTTVGIIGGGPAGLLLARLLHRAGIACAVLESRTRAYAEGRQRAGMLEQGTVDVLREAGAADRLDVEGLVHNGIELRFDGERHRLDFPALTGGRTVTIYAQTEIVKDLIALQLADGPPLLFEAEALAVEQPESATPVVRFRHEGRERTLHCAWVAGCDGSHGVARNAFPAAVGRAYAHDYPYSWLGVTAEVPPSCDELVYARHARGFALHSMRSPHVSRLYLQVPRGTSVRDWPDERIWDELAARFAVDADWTLRRGPITARSVTQMRSLVHEPMRHGRLVLAGDAAHIVPPTGAKGLNLAVSDVRLLARAFTELHAHGSTRLLDGYSELCLRRVWQATRFSYDMTRMLHAQPDGDAFDHRMQLARLRRITASRHAAAELAANYTGLPLSP; this comes from the coding sequence ATGCGCACCACGGTCGGCATCATCGGCGGCGGCCCGGCGGGGCTGCTGCTCGCCCGTCTGCTGCACCGCGCGGGAATCGCCTGTGCCGTGCTGGAGAGCAGGACGCGCGCCTACGCGGAAGGGCGCCAGCGAGCCGGAATGCTGGAGCAGGGCACGGTCGACGTGCTGCGTGAGGCCGGCGCCGCCGACCGGCTCGACGTCGAGGGCCTGGTGCACAACGGCATCGAGCTGCGCTTCGACGGCGAACGCCACCGCCTCGACTTCCCCGCCCTCACCGGTGGCCGCACGGTCACGATCTACGCCCAGACGGAGATCGTGAAGGACCTCATCGCCCTCCAACTGGCCGACGGGCCGCCCCTGTTGTTCGAGGCGGAAGCGCTCGCCGTCGAGCAGCCGGAGAGCGCGACACCTGTCGTGCGGTTCCGCCACGAGGGCCGGGAGCGGACGCTGCACTGCGCGTGGGTGGCGGGCTGCGACGGCTCGCACGGCGTCGCCCGGAACGCCTTCCCGGCGGCCGTCGGCCGCGCATACGCCCACGACTATCCGTACTCCTGGCTTGGCGTCACCGCCGAAGTGCCGCCCTCCTGCGACGAGTTGGTCTACGCGCGCCACGCGCGCGGCTTCGCCCTGCACAGCATGCGCTCGCCGCATGTCTCCCGGCTCTACCTCCAGGTCCCCCGCGGCACGAGCGTGCGGGACTGGCCCGACGAGCGGATCTGGGACGAACTCGCCGCCCGCTTCGCCGTCGACGCCGACTGGACGCTGCGCCGCGGCCCGATCACCGCCCGGTCCGTGACGCAGATGCGCAGTCTCGTCCACGAGCCGATGCGGCACGGCCGGCTGGTGCTCGCCGGGGACGCCGCCCACATCGTCCCGCCGACCGGCGCCAAGGGACTCAACCTCGCCGTCTCCGACGTCCGGCTGCTGGCCAGGGCCTTCACCGAACTGCACGCCCATGGGTCCACCCGGCTCCTGGACGGGTACTCGGAGCTGTGCCTGCGACGTGTGTGGCAGGCCACCCGCTTCTCCTACGACATGACTAGGATGTTGCACGCTCAACCAGATGGGGATGCGTTCGACCACCGGATGCAGCTCGCCCGGCTGCGCCGGATCACCGCATCCCGCCACGCGGCCGCCGAACTGGCGGCGAACTACACGGGACTTCCCCTCTCGCCGTGA
- a CDS encoding aldehyde dehydrogenase family protein: MPLLDPTNWQPRTLSGPRYTVTEPATGEQLGTVVLAAGADVAPAAEAARAAQAEWARVPHFVRAGVLRRAGDLFAAHAEELREWIVRESGSIAGKADFELHVAAQECYEAAALASRPAGQVLPSEAPRLSYTRRVPVGVVGVISPFNAPLILSIRSVAPALALGNAVVLKPDPRTAVCGGLSLAAVFAEAGLPEDLLHVLPGGAETGEALVADPRVPVISFTGSTAAGRSVGEAAGRHLKRAHLELGGNSALIVLEDADLDAVISTAAWGSFFHQGQICMTTGRHLVHASLYEEYVERLAAKADALAVGDPHRAQVHLGPLIDDGQLAKVHGLVEASTAAGAKLAAGGTHQDRFYRPTVLAGVGDDTPAYAEEVFGPVAPVRPFTTPDEAAALAARSSYGLSLGIVTRDAARGLDLAERVPTGIVHINDQTVNDEAVAPFGGVAASGTGARFGGEANLEAFTDVRWTTVRADVAPYPF, encoded by the coding sequence ATGCCGTTGCTCGACCCCACCAACTGGCAGCCCCGCACCCTGTCGGGCCCCCGGTACACCGTCACCGAGCCCGCCACCGGCGAGCAGCTGGGCACGGTCGTCCTGGCAGCCGGCGCGGATGTCGCGCCGGCCGCCGAGGCCGCCCGCGCCGCGCAGGCCGAGTGGGCCCGCGTCCCGCACTTCGTCCGCGCCGGAGTGCTGCGCCGGGCCGGCGACCTGTTCGCCGCGCACGCCGAGGAACTGCGCGAGTGGATCGTCCGTGAGTCGGGCTCGATCGCGGGCAAGGCCGACTTCGAGCTGCACGTCGCGGCCCAGGAGTGCTACGAGGCCGCAGCCCTCGCCTCCCGCCCGGCCGGCCAGGTCCTGCCCAGCGAGGCGCCCCGGCTGTCGTACACCCGGCGGGTCCCCGTCGGCGTCGTGGGCGTGATCTCCCCCTTCAACGCCCCGCTGATCCTGTCGATCCGCTCCGTCGCGCCCGCCCTCGCGCTCGGCAACGCCGTCGTCCTCAAGCCGGACCCGCGCACCGCCGTCTGCGGCGGGCTGTCGCTGGCCGCGGTGTTCGCTGAGGCGGGACTGCCCGAGGACCTGCTGCACGTCCTGCCGGGCGGCGCCGAGACCGGCGAGGCCCTGGTCGCCGACCCGCGCGTGCCGGTCATCTCGTTCACCGGCTCCACCGCGGCCGGCCGGTCCGTCGGCGAGGCGGCCGGACGTCACCTCAAGCGCGCGCACCTCGAACTCGGCGGCAACTCCGCCCTGATCGTGCTCGAGGACGCCGACCTCGACGCGGTGATCTCCACGGCCGCCTGGGGCTCGTTCTTCCACCAGGGCCAGATCTGCATGACCACCGGCCGCCACCTGGTGCACGCCTCCCTCTACGAGGAGTACGTCGAGCGGCTCGCGGCGAAGGCCGACGCGCTCGCCGTCGGCGACCCGCACCGCGCGCAGGTGCACCTCGGCCCGCTCATCGACGACGGCCAGCTCGCCAAGGTGCACGGCCTGGTGGAGGCCAGCACGGCGGCCGGGGCGAAGCTCGCCGCGGGCGGCACCCACCAGGACCGCTTCTACCGGCCGACGGTCCTCGCGGGCGTCGGCGACGACACCCCCGCCTACGCGGAGGAGGTCTTCGGACCGGTGGCCCCCGTGCGCCCCTTCACCACGCCGGACGAGGCGGCGGCGCTGGCCGCGCGCAGCTCCTACGGACTCTCGCTCGGCATCGTCACCCGCGACGCGGCCCGCGGCCTCGACCTGGCCGAGCGGGTGCCGACCGGCATCGTGCACATCAACGACCAGACCGTGAACGACGAGGCCGTGGCGCCCTTCGGCGGGGTCGCCGCCTCCGGCACCGGCGCCCGGTTCGGCGGCGAGGCCAACCTGGAGGCCTTCACCGACGTGCGGTGGACGACGGTGCGGGCCGACGTGGCGCCGTACCCGTTCTAG
- the trxA gene encoding thioredoxin, with protein sequence MSSTVELTKENFDQTVTDNDFVLIDFWASWCGPCRQFAPVYDKAAEENPDLVFGKVDTEAQPELAQAFGIQSIPTLMIVRDRVAVFAQPGALPEAALTDVIGQARGLDMDEVRRSIEAEQAKSGAGDSPAAPGE encoded by the coding sequence ATGAGCAGCACCGTGGAGCTCACCAAGGAGAACTTCGACCAGACGGTCACCGACAACGACTTCGTCCTGATCGACTTCTGGGCGTCCTGGTGCGGGCCGTGCCGTCAGTTCGCCCCGGTCTACGACAAGGCGGCCGAGGAGAACCCCGACCTGGTGTTCGGCAAGGTGGACACCGAGGCCCAGCCCGAGCTGGCCCAGGCCTTCGGCATCCAGTCGATCCCGACGCTGATGATCGTGCGCGACCGGGTCGCCGTGTTCGCCCAGCCCGGCGCGCTGCCCGAGGCCGCCCTGACGGACGTCATCGGACAGGCGCGGGGGCTGGACATGGACGAGGTGCGCCGGTCCATCGAGGCGGAGCAGGCCAAGAGCGGGGCCGGCGACTCCCCGGCGGCCCCGGGCGAGTAG
- a CDS encoding dihydrolipoyl dehydrogenase family protein, with product MTETETNAYDVVVLGAGPVGENVADRTRAAGLSTAVVESELVGGECSYWACMPSKALLRPVIARADARRLPGLRQAVQGPLDADAVLARRNWYTGDWTDDGQADWLGSIGADLHRGHARLTGPRTVTVGDTVLTARHAVVVATGTRAALPDLPGLAEVRPWTSREATSAQAAPGRLVVVGGGVVATEMATAWQALGSRVTLLVRGEGLLDRMEPFAGELVAEALTEAGADVRTGTSVASVTRTDGVVVVVTDTGERIEADEILFAVGRAPRTDDIGLETVGLEPGSWLGVDDSMRVTGTDWLYGVGDVNHRALLTHQGKYQARIAGAAIAARAAGTPLTQNGPWGAHAATADHESVPQVVFTDPEAASVGLSLAEAERAGHRVRAVDVDMSSVAGAGLYAEGYKGRARMVVDLEREILRGVTFVGPGVGELIHSATVAVVGQVPIARLWHAVPSYPTISEVWLRLLEAFRDD from the coding sequence ATGACGGAAACGGAAACCAACGCGTACGACGTCGTGGTGCTCGGGGCCGGGCCCGTGGGGGAGAACGTCGCCGACCGCACCCGCGCGGCCGGCCTCAGCACCGCGGTCGTGGAGAGTGAACTCGTCGGCGGCGAGTGCTCGTACTGGGCCTGTATGCCCAGCAAGGCCCTGCTGCGCCCGGTCATCGCCCGCGCCGACGCGCGCAGGCTGCCCGGTCTGCGCCAGGCCGTACAGGGCCCCCTGGACGCCGACGCCGTCCTCGCCCGCCGCAACTGGTACACCGGCGACTGGACGGACGACGGCCAGGCCGACTGGCTGGGGAGCATCGGCGCGGACCTCCACCGCGGCCACGCCAGACTGACCGGCCCGCGCACGGTGACCGTGGGGGACACCGTCCTCACGGCCCGCCACGCGGTCGTCGTCGCCACCGGCACCCGCGCCGCCCTCCCCGACCTGCCCGGCCTCGCCGAGGTCCGGCCCTGGACGAGCCGGGAGGCCACCAGCGCCCAGGCCGCGCCCGGCCGGCTCGTCGTGGTCGGCGGGGGAGTCGTCGCCACCGAGATGGCCACCGCCTGGCAGGCCCTCGGCTCGCGGGTCACCCTCCTGGTGCGGGGCGAGGGCCTGCTCGACCGCATGGAGCCGTTCGCCGGCGAACTCGTCGCGGAGGCGCTGACCGAGGCCGGCGCGGACGTGCGCACCGGCACCTCGGTGGCGTCGGTGACCCGCACGGACGGTGTCGTCGTGGTCGTCACCGACACCGGGGAGCGCATCGAGGCCGACGAGATCCTCTTCGCCGTCGGCCGCGCCCCGCGCACCGACGACATCGGCCTCGAGACGGTCGGCCTGGAACCCGGCTCCTGGCTCGGCGTCGACGACAGCATGCGCGTCACCGGCACCGACTGGCTCTACGGCGTCGGCGACGTCAACCACCGTGCCCTCCTCACCCACCAGGGCAAGTACCAGGCCCGGATCGCGGGCGCCGCCATCGCCGCCCGCGCCGCCGGAACACCCCTGACGCAGAACGGCCCGTGGGGCGCCCACGCCGCCACCGCCGACCACGAGTCCGTCCCGCAGGTCGTGTTCACCGACCCGGAGGCGGCCTCCGTCGGCCTCTCCCTCGCGGAGGCCGAACGGGCCGGACACCGGGTGCGGGCCGTCGACGTCGACATGTCGTCGGTGGCCGGAGCCGGCCTGTACGCCGAGGGCTACAAGGGTCGCGCCCGGATGGTGGTCGACCTGGAGCGGGAGATCCTGCGCGGCGTCACCTTCGTCGGTCCCGGCGTCGGCGAGCTGATCCACTCCGCGACCGTCGCCGTCGTCGGCCAGGTCCCCATCGCCCGCCTGTGGCACGCCGTCCCGTCCTACCCGACGATCAGTGAGGTGTGGCTGCGCCTGCTGGAGGCGTTCCGGGACGACTGA
- a CDS encoding peptide deformylase, giving the protein MASPRPLAPLAERIEELLASGGPLPLVLAGDPVLRAGTARYEGQLAPALLARFVEALRRTMHAAPGVGLAAPQVGVALRIAVVEDPATVPEEVRQARGRVPQPFRVLVNPSYEPVGSARAAFFEGCLSVPGYQAVVARHFEVRLNGEDEHGRPLDEVFAGWPARIVQHETDHLDGMLYLDRAEPRSLAAERTVRERWAQPTPVEAARALNFELP; this is encoded by the coding sequence ATGGCATCTCCCCGTCCCCTCGCGCCCCTTGCCGAACGGATCGAGGAACTCCTCGCGTCCGGCGGCCCGTTGCCGCTCGTCCTGGCCGGCGACCCCGTTCTGCGGGCGGGCACGGCACGTTACGAGGGTCAGCTCGCCCCCGCGCTGCTGGCCCGCTTCGTCGAGGCGCTGCGCCGCACGATGCACGCCGCGCCCGGTGTCGGTCTCGCCGCGCCGCAGGTCGGCGTGGCGTTGCGGATCGCGGTCGTCGAGGACCCGGCGACGGTGCCGGAGGAGGTGCGGCAGGCCCGCGGCAGGGTGCCCCAGCCGTTCCGGGTGCTGGTCAACCCGTCGTACGAGCCGGTGGGTTCGGCCCGGGCCGCGTTCTTCGAGGGCTGTCTGAGCGTCCCCGGCTACCAGGCGGTGGTGGCCCGGCACTTCGAGGTCCGGCTGAATGGCGAGGACGAGCACGGCAGGCCGCTGGACGAGGTGTTCGCGGGCTGGCCCGCCCGGATCGTCCAGCACGAGACGGACCACCTCGACGGCATGCTCTACCTCGACCGGGCCGAACCGCGCTCGCTCGCCGCCGAACGCACGGTCCGGGAGCGGTGGGCGCAGCCGACCCCCGTCGAGGCGGCACGGGCGCTGAACTTCGAGCTGCCGTAG
- a CDS encoding PepSY-associated TM helix domain-containing protein: MSTAPSLAAEEAPQSAALEPRTHGPWAALRPLVLRLHFYAGVFVAPFLLVAAATGFLYAASFQAEKLLYAHETTVPVGDAKLPISQQVDAARKAHPEGTVSAVRPSPEDDASTRVMLSGVDGVGATHTLAVFVDPYTGEVRGALEQYGSTGALPLRTWIDEFHRDLHLGENGRLYSELAASWLWVIAGGGVVLWFSRRRARRKVRGVTGRRRTLGLHGSVGVWAAAGLFFLSATGLTWSTYAGAHIDELRTSLGQATPSVSAAAGGGDHAGHDAASKAGGDGAHGVGLDKVLAAARAEGLGDPVEIVPPADASSAYVVKQVQRSWPEKQDAVAVDPASGEVTDTVRFADHPPLAKLTRYGIDLHTGVLFGLANQIALMLLALALILLIMWGYRMWWQRGRGNAFGRPVPRGAWAQVPPHVLVPLLAAVAVVGYFVPLLGIPLAAFLVVDVVLGEIAHRRGRRTPAA, translated from the coding sequence ATGTCCACCGCTCCCTCCCTCGCCGCGGAAGAGGCCCCGCAGTCGGCGGCCCTCGAGCCGAGGACCCACGGCCCGTGGGCCGCACTGCGCCCGCTGGTCCTGCGCCTGCACTTCTACGCCGGCGTGTTCGTGGCGCCCTTCCTGCTGGTCGCCGCCGCCACCGGCTTCCTGTACGCCGCCTCGTTCCAGGCCGAGAAGCTCCTGTACGCGCATGAGACGACCGTGCCCGTCGGCGACGCGAAGCTGCCGATTTCCCAGCAGGTCGACGCCGCTCGCAAGGCCCACCCCGAGGGGACCGTCTCGGCGGTGCGGCCCTCACCCGAGGACGACGCCTCCACCCGCGTGATGCTGTCCGGCGTCGACGGGGTCGGCGCCACGCACACCCTCGCGGTGTTCGTCGATCCGTACACCGGCGAGGTGCGCGGCGCGCTGGAACAGTACGGCTCGACGGGCGCGCTGCCGCTGCGCACCTGGATCGACGAGTTCCACCGCGATCTGCACCTCGGTGAGAACGGCCGCCTCTACAGCGAACTCGCCGCGAGCTGGCTGTGGGTGATCGCGGGCGGCGGAGTCGTGCTGTGGTTCTCCCGTCGGCGCGCGCGGCGCAAGGTCCGCGGGGTCACCGGACGGCGGCGCACGCTCGGCCTGCACGGCAGCGTCGGCGTCTGGGCGGCGGCCGGCTTGTTCTTCCTGTCCGCGACCGGCCTGACCTGGTCGACGTACGCGGGCGCCCACATCGACGAGCTGCGCACCTCGCTCGGCCAGGCCACCCCGTCGGTGTCGGCGGCCGCGGGCGGCGGCGACCACGCCGGTCACGACGCGGCCTCCAAGGCGGGCGGGGACGGCGCACACGGCGTGGGCCTCGACAAGGTCCTGGCCGCCGCGCGCGCCGAGGGCCTCGGCGACCCGGTCGAGATCGTCCCGCCCGCCGACGCCTCGTCCGCCTACGTCGTCAAGCAGGTGCAGCGCAGCTGGCCCGAGAAGCAGGACGCGGTCGCGGTGGACCCGGCGTCCGGCGAGGTCACCGACACCGTGCGGTTCGCCGACCACCCGCCCCTGGCCAAGCTGACCCGGTACGGCATCGACCTGCACACCGGCGTCCTGTTCGGCCTGGCCAACCAGATCGCGCTGATGCTCCTCGCGCTCGCGCTGATCCTGCTCATCATGTGGGGCTACCGCATGTGGTGGCAGCGGGGCCGGGGCAACGCCTTCGGCCGGCCGGTCCCGCGCGGAGCCTGGGCGCAGGTCCCGCCGCACGTCCTGGTCCCGCTGCTGGCGGCGGTCGCCGTGGTCGGCTACTTCGTCCCGCTGCTCGGTATCCCGCTCGCCGCATTCCTCGTGGTGGACGTCGTCCTCGGCGAGATCGCGCACCGGCGCGGACGACGGACGCCCGCCGCATGA
- a CDS encoding tetratricopeptide repeat protein, whose amino-acid sequence MRYERAHGGTEEYYSHGTPAERWERAQLFFGAREYTAAARVLAGLVAETPEQTGPRLLLARAYYHSAQLRRAESELRLIVERDPVEHYARLMLGRTLERQGRHTEAGPHLRIASALAGDFPQD is encoded by the coding sequence ATGAGGTACGAGAGGGCACACGGCGGGACCGAGGAGTACTACTCCCACGGGACGCCGGCCGAGCGCTGGGAGCGGGCGCAGTTGTTCTTCGGGGCGCGGGAGTACACCGCCGCGGCCCGGGTGCTGGCCGGCCTGGTCGCGGAGACGCCGGAGCAGACCGGACCGCGCCTGCTGCTGGCCCGCGCCTACTACCACTCGGCCCAACTTCGCCGCGCCGAGAGCGAGTTGCGGCTCATCGTGGAGCGCGATCCGGTCGAGCACTACGCCCGGCTGATGCTGGGCCGCACCCTGGAGCGTCAGGGCCGGCACACGGAGGCGGGGCCGCACTTGCGGATAGCCTCGGCGCTGGCGGGCGACTTCCCGCAGGACTGA
- a CDS encoding response regulator transcription factor, whose translation MEPDTTGGDDVIKVAAVDDHPVLLDGIAAHFARHGPDIRLVATAEDVDELLDTQTGDDAASVVLLDLRLRDGSDIASNVRRLRAAGARVLVYTGEQRPALVRRALDEGALGLVLKEDPPDRLVQAIRTVDTGEMYVSSRLAHSIVSDPRGRVRLSARQAQVLELIAKGLPYTDIACKLHINEETVHTHRKRAVEAYAKAGEQVGGTGELVYRVVADGHIDIGPDLPEQARP comes from the coding sequence ATGGAGCCGGACACGACGGGCGGCGACGACGTCATCAAGGTCGCCGCCGTGGACGACCACCCGGTTCTCCTCGACGGCATCGCGGCCCACTTCGCCCGGCACGGCCCCGACATCCGGCTCGTCGCGACGGCCGAGGACGTCGACGAACTGCTCGACACGCAGACCGGCGACGACGCGGCCTCCGTCGTCCTGCTCGACCTGCGGCTGCGCGACGGCAGCGATATCGCGTCCAACGTCCGCCGACTGCGGGCCGCCGGGGCGCGGGTGCTGGTGTACACCGGTGAGCAGCGTCCCGCCCTGGTGCGCCGGGCGCTCGACGAAGGTGCCCTGGGCCTGGTGCTGAAGGAGGATCCGCCGGACCGACTCGTCCAGGCCATCCGCACGGTGGACACCGGCGAGATGTACGTGTCCAGCCGTCTCGCCCACTCGATCGTGAGCGATCCGCGCGGCAGAGTCCGGCTGTCCGCGCGGCAGGCGCAGGTGCTGGAACTCATCGCCAAGGGCCTGCCGTACACGGACATCGCGTGCAAGCTGCACATCAACGAGGAGACCGTGCACACCCATCGCAAACGGGCCGTCGAGGCCTACGCGAAGGCCGGCGAACAGGTGGGAGGCACCGGAGAACTCGTCTACCGGGTCGTGGCCGACGGCCACATCGACATCGGCCCGGACCTGCCCGAACAGGCACGTCCCTGA